AGACAAGATTTTGAGTATTGTTATTGCTTAGCGAGGTTCTCTCTAAAAAGATTTTTCATTTTCTTTTCCATATCCGCCGCCGAACATATCATGACTCATTCGGTCGAGCAGGGGGGGGGCTGTCCTGTCGAGACCATCCGTCACGCCCGACTGCTAGCGACTCATTCATCAGATATGTGGTCGGCAATCGGATAAAGGAAAGAAAATAAAATAATCTTTTTTATAAATTCAAAGAATTGGAAAAATATATTTCCGTCAGCAGTTCGGGAGTGATCAAAATTTGATTCAATAGATTTCAAAACTATTATGCAATGCGTCATTCTGGCAGCGGGGAGAGGGACGCGGATGGGAGCGCTCACAGACACGACTCCCAAGCCGATGCTTCCGATACTTGGCAAGCCACTCCTCGAATGGAAATTGGCGACGCTCCCAGAGTCAATCGATGAAGTGTTTATCACGATCGGACACCTCGGTGAACAGATCAAAAGCTATTTTGGGAGTGAGTGGCAGGGGAAGAAAATACAGTATATCCGTCACGAGAAACTCGATGGAACAGGAGGATCGATACACCTCGTAGAGCAGTCAGGATTGCTCCGATTCCCGGTGCTCGTCATCATGGGCGATGATCTGTATCGTTCTGAAGACCTGACACGTCTGATGAAGTATCCTCTCGCGGTACTCGCATGTGAGATGCAGAATTCGAGTCAGTTTGGAGTGCTACGAACTGATGAGAATGGTCGACTCACACAAATTATGGAGAAGCCTCACCCAGCAGAATACAAACTGGTCAATACAGGAGCATATATGCTTGACCGACATTTTTTCGAATACCCACTTGTGGCAATATCCGAGACAGAATATGGCCTCCCTCAGACGCTCGTACAGATGCGTGACACGTATGACATTGTGGTAGAGAAAACAACAATATGGTTCCCTATCGGCACTCCAGAGGCCCTCGAAACTGCTCAGACGAAAATAAAGAAATTTCTTATATAGTTTTTTCGATGAAAAATATCGAATAAATACTATTCATTCTGTCACGGTTGAAGAGTGAGAAAGAAGATGATACACTGAGTCTATTATCTTTGAAGAGAGTATTGTTATGCGCACAAGTATTACGGAGTATCTCACTCTCGATCGACCACTCATCATTTTTGATCTCGAGACCACTGGACTGGCGACAGGAGAAGATAAAATCATTGAATTGGCGTATGAAAAAATCATGCCAAACGGAGAAATTATTGCTTATTGTCAGCGTATCAATCCAGGAAAACCTATCCCACCAGTAGCGAGTAGTATCAATGGTATTTATGATAAGGATGTCGCCACTGCGCCAAGTTTTGCTAAACTTTCGTATGAATTGTGGAGCACTTTTGAGGGTTCAGATGTTGGAGGATTCAATATCACGGGGTTTGATTTGCCGTTTTTGCGCGGTGAGTTTTTATCAGTAGGAAAGACATTTGATTTTACTCTGAAAAGGGTGCTCGATGCGAAAGTGCTCTACCATAAAATGGAGGCGCGTGATATGTTTGCGCCACGTAACCTCACCGCTGCATACAAACTGTACTGCAACAAGGATCATATCGATGCACACTCTGGTGCGGGAGATGTCCGCGCGACAGTGGAGATTCTCGAAGAACAATTGAAACGATATCCGGAATTTCGAAGCTGGGAATATCTGGCAGAACTTCATGGTAACAAGAAGCTTCTCGAATCAGTGAAGACTGAACATGCGCCTCTTATTACTGCAGAATCTCTCGGGACATTATTTTAAGAGAATATATTTATGGATTTTTTCCACGCTATCATACTCGGCATCGTTGAGGGAGTGACAGAGTTCCTTCCTGTTTCTTCGACGGGACATATGATCCTTGTATCAGAATTACTCCATATTCCTGATACCGAATTTCTGAAAACATTTGAGATTACTATACAGCTTGGGGCTATCCTCGCTGTAGTTGTTTTGTATTGGAGAAAATTGCTCCTCGACTTCGAAATGATGAAGCGAATTATGGTTGCACTTCTTCCTGCTCTCGGTGTCGGATTTCTTTTTTATAGTTTCATACGATCGCTCCTCGGTTCGGGTATGACGGTTGTCGTCGCATTATTCCTCGGGGGCGTGATCATTATTTTGTTCGAACTTTTCCGAAAAAAACCAGAGGAAATGCTCGAGGATTTATCGGTTTTTTCGTACAAAAAAGCTTTTTTTATTGGCTTGTTTCAGGCGTTGTCGGTGATACCGGGTGTCTCTCGATCAGGAGCAACGATTCTCGGGGGAATGTTGCTCGGGATGCGACGCAAAGCGATTGTCGAATTCTCATTTCTTCTCGCCGTACCGACAATGGTCGCCGCTACGACACTCGATATCGTGAAGAATGCAACGTTGTTTGATGTTGGGAATATGTCAGCATTTCTCATCGGCTTCTCCGTTTCTTTTTTCGTCGCGCTTTTTGCTATCAAATTTTTACTTCGATTTGTAGAAACGCATACGTTCATTTTGTTTGGAGTATATCGTATAGTGATTGCGATACTGTTTTTCTTTTTTGTGTACTAAATAATTCTCTCACATATTCTTGGTATGGCACTTCTGTACGGCAAACCGATAGCGGATCGTATTCTCTCTGAAACAAAAAGACAGAGAGAGATATCTGGTATCGTTCCAGGGCTCGCGGTGATTCTCGTCGGAGATGATGCTTCGTCACAACTCTATGTGAATCTGAAAGAAAAATCTGCCAATGAGATTGGTGTTTCTTTTGAAAAATTTTTGTTTGCTCCCGAATCAGGAATGTACGATATCCTCCAGTGCATCGATATGCTCAACAAACGTGACGACATTCACGGTATCATCGTGCAACTTCCTCTACCATCTGGGTTCGATACTGATGAAGTGATCGCTCGTATCGATCCGCACAAAGATACGGATGGATTTCACAATGAAACTATACGACAATTTCTCGCTGGCAAGCAGGAATACTGTCCTGTATTTCCTCGGGCGATGATAGAGCTTCTTCGGACAGCAGGTGGATACCATATCGGAGATACCGCTCTCGTCATTGCGAATTCTGACCTCTTGGGACAGGTGATGGTACAAGCCCTCTCATTCGAAGGATTACAGGCAGAATACGTCCTCAGTACTCTGCCGTATGAAGCACTTCTTACCAAAACACGAGAGGCATCAGTCATTATCACAGCGTGCGGGAAATCTGATCTCATTACAGGGGATATGATCACAGAGAATACGGTGATTATCGATGGAGGCATCAGTCAGATTAATGGGAAAGTCGTAGGGGACGTCGAGAGGATAAGTGTCGAAAACAAAGCTCGATTTCTTACGCCGGTTCCTGGAGGTGTCGGTCCGGTGACTGTCGCGACGCTCCTCGCGCGTATCACCGATGCATCATTGCAAAAATAAAATACAGCGGTTGAACCGCTGTAAATGCTGTGCCGAGGGAGGGACTTGAACCCTCATGATATTGCTATCGCGGGATTTTGAGTCCCGTGTGTCTACCATTCCACCACCTCGGCATATTTTTTTTGATCATTTTTTTCTTTGTATGGAGCCAAAGAGCATAGACATAGAATAGAAAATTGATAATCATTTGTCAATGGGTTATAATAAAGTAAACATCGAGCAGTCAACAAGAAGAAGAAAAGATTGTGATGTTTTATTGATTGTTTGTAGTTATCTGTTTATGTGAGTTGTTGACTGAATATATGGCAAAAATTATCGGTTTTATCAATCAAAAAGGTGGTGTCGGAAAGACCACATCGACTATCAATATCGCAACGTATCTTGCGGAAGCTGGCAAGAAAGTTTTGCTTGTCGATCTCGATCCTCAGGGTAATGCTTCATCGGGTCTTGGTATCAATGCTCGTAGCCTGAAAAAAAATCTGTATCACGCGATGATCCTCGGCAATCCACCACAAGAAATTATCTTGCGTACTGAGACAGAAGGGATGCAT
This genomic stretch from Candidatus Moraniibacteriota bacterium harbors:
- a CDS encoding nucleotidyltransferase family protein; protein product: MQCVILAAGRGTRMGALTDTTPKPMLPILGKPLLEWKLATLPESIDEVFITIGHLGEQIKSYFGSEWQGKKIQYIRHEKLDGTGGSIHLVEQSGLLRFPVLVIMGDDLYRSEDLTRLMKYPLAVLACEMQNSSQFGVLRTDENGRLTQIMEKPHPAEYKLVNTGAYMLDRHFFEYPLVAISETEYGLPQTLVQMRDTYDIVVEKTTIWFPIGTPEALETAQTKIKKFLI
- a CDS encoding 3'-5' exonuclease, translating into MRTSITEYLTLDRPLIIFDLETTGLATGEDKIIELAYEKIMPNGEIIAYCQRINPGKPIPPVASSINGIYDKDVATAPSFAKLSYELWSTFEGSDVGGFNITGFDLPFLRGEFLSVGKTFDFTLKRVLDAKVLYHKMEARDMFAPRNLTAAYKLYCNKDHIDAHSGAGDVRATVEILEEQLKRYPEFRSWEYLAELHGNKKLLESVKTEHAPLITAESLGTLF
- a CDS encoding undecaprenyl-diphosphate phosphatase produces the protein MDFFHAIILGIVEGVTEFLPVSSTGHMILVSELLHIPDTEFLKTFEITIQLGAILAVVVLYWRKLLLDFEMMKRIMVALLPALGVGFLFYSFIRSLLGSGMTVVVALFLGGVIIILFELFRKKPEEMLEDLSVFSYKKAFFIGLFQALSVIPGVSRSGATILGGMLLGMRRKAIVEFSFLLAVPTMVAATTLDIVKNATLFDVGNMSAFLIGFSVSFFVALFAIKFLLRFVETHTFILFGVYRIVIAILFFFFVY
- a CDS encoding bifunctional 5,10-methylenetetrahydrofolate dehydrogenase/5,10-methenyltetrahydrofolate cyclohydrolase, producing MALLYGKPIADRILSETKRQREISGIVPGLAVILVGDDASSQLYVNLKEKSANEIGVSFEKFLFAPESGMYDILQCIDMLNKRDDIHGIIVQLPLPSGFDTDEVIARIDPHKDTDGFHNETIRQFLAGKQEYCPVFPRAMIELLRTAGGYHIGDTALVIANSDLLGQVMVQALSFEGLQAEYVLSTLPYEALLTKTREASVIITACGKSDLITGDMITENTVIIDGGISQINGKVVGDVERISVENKARFLTPVPGGVGPVTVATLLARITDASLQK